The proteins below are encoded in one region of Lactuca sativa cultivar Salinas chromosome 3, Lsat_Salinas_v11, whole genome shotgun sequence:
- the LOC111898068 gene encoding uncharacterized protein LOC111898068, which yields MSGAMETQLRMTTADVEMETKHNREKILLCEKSIQKISAVVFLLFTLCFTLLVTMPGGYFDEPGKTSPVEKPMCASPTTSECSSSPDLYKVGEAKTTDSFEFKVIMYGSSNSIYISMFVLAIYLSMGSQKDVKKWKLAFYLCTVCVCLCMVCSIVAIHFMMITVLGHHKLMVAHMSWIFFVTLVFSGIVGGHMWEF from the coding sequence ATGTCTGGTGCAATGGAAACGCAACTTCGCATGACAACTGCCGATGTGGAAATGGAAACCAAGCATAACAGAGAGAAGATACTTTTGTGTGAGAAAAGCATACAAAAGATATCTGCAGTTGTCTTCTTGCTCTTCACTCTTTGTTTCACCCTCCTCGTGACCATGCCAGGAGGGTACTTTGATGAGCCTGGGAAGACATCTCCGGTAGAAAAGCCTATGTGTGCATCACCTACAACCTCAGAATGCAGTTCTTCACCGGATTTGTATAAAGTCGGAGAGGCTAAAACTACGGATTCTTTTGAGTTCAAGGTCATCATGTATGGATCATCCAACTCTATTTACATATCCATGTTTGTGCTTGCCATATACTTGTCCATGGGATCGCAGAAAGATGTGAAGAAATGGAAATTGGCATTCTATCTTTGTACTGTCTGTGTTTGCTTGTGCATGGTTTGCTCTATTGTTGCGATTCACTTTATGATgataactgttttgggtcatcaTAAGTTGATGGTTGCTCATATGTCTTGGATTTTTTTCGTTACCCTTGTCTTTTCTGGTATTGTGGGGGGACACATGTGGGAATTTTGA